Proteins from a single region of Apium graveolens cultivar Ventura chromosome 7, ASM990537v1, whole genome shotgun sequence:
- the LOC141674675 gene encoding F-box/kelch-repeat protein At3g06240-like, with product MFVTLHFNHQTITTHDNAKYLFVHDKTFTSTHEITLRYDDAQCEEYCTFDYPLDFNIHEWYALSNGLVCMSSMLFRAPDYVPNIYLWNPVVGIYKMIQVSPLSVFTAKEIEWTALAFGFRPEVNDYVVVHIVKLEYVSSGPDSLEPDVTDSNTVVIGVYSLNAGSWKTIAEDDVEIPALSTDRSVFVNGIAFWIGDIYEELRQVVMYFDTKTKILRELPVPHCFGLGERQLLRPTFHPFGQSIAYYVENNESHQLDMWILNGDLIDKFSWEKKMSVSLSENIWADVLGIRNNNEPILAKSNNLISYDLETHEPYDFVRSYDRLTSDSHYNEGSKPLLSIFPFVETLLWLDKKSSMIEKNVSVTC from the coding sequence ATGTTTGTCACTCTCCACTTTAATCATCAAACTATTACAACCCATGATAATGCTAAGTACCTATTTGTCCATGATAAAACTTTTACAAGTACCCATGAAATTACATTACGCTATGATGATGCACAATGTGAAGAATATTGCACATTTGATTATCCACTTGACTTTAATATTCACGAATGGTATGCTTTGTCGAATGGCTTAGTTTGTATGTCTTCAATGTTGTTTAGAGCACCTGATTATGTTCCCAATATATATCTCTGGAATCCTGTTGTTGggatttataaaatgattcaggtTTCACCTCTTTCAGTGTTTACTGCCAAGGAGATTGAGTGGACGGCTTTAGCTTTTGGGTTTAGACCGGAAGTTAATGATTATGTTGTTGTACATATAGTTAAACTTGAGTATGTGAGTTCTGGACCTGACTCACTTGAACCTGATGTGACTGATTCGAACACAGTTGTGATTGGTGTTTATAGTCTAAACGCTGGTTCTTGGAAAACAATAGCTGAGGACGATGTTGAAATACCTGCACTATCTACTGATCGATCTGTATTTGTTAATGGTATTGCATTTTGGATAGGGGATATTTACGAAGAGCTACGTCAAGTAGTTATGTACTTTGATACGAAGACAAAAATACTGCGAGAACTCCCAGTGCCTCATTGTTTTGGACTTGGGGAACGTCAGCTTTTACGTCCTACTTTTCATCCATTTGGTCAATCTATTGCATACTATGTTGAGAACAATGAATCTCATCAGTTGGATATGTGGATATTGAATGGTGATTTGATAGATAAGTTTTCCTGGGAGAAAAAAATGAGTGTTAGTTTAAGTGAAAATATTTGGGCTGATGTCTTGGGTATAAGGAACAATAATGAACCAATTTTGGCAAAATCAAACAATTTGATTTCATATGATCTTGAGACTCATGAACCATATGATTTCGTTCGTTCGTATGATCGTTTAACTTCAGATTCCCATTACAATGAGGGTTCTAAACCACTTCTTTCTATATTTCCATTTGTGGAGACTCTCCTTTGGCTTGATAAAAAATCGTCCATGATTGAAAAAAATGTTTCTGTGACTTGCTAG